In a single window of the Bacteroidota bacterium genome:
- a CDS encoding MFS transporter — MQATTIQRSIKSKNRLTNAWAFYDWANSVYPLVITTAVFPIFYENLTSSKIDGNVVSDSVQFFGTSFINTELYSYVIALSFLVVSFSSPFLSGIADYTGSKKMFMRFYCYLGAFSCASLYFFNIENLELSMLSVFFASIGFWGSLVFYNAFLPEIAPRIEHDRLSAKGYSLGYLGSSILLILNLMVIMNYDFFGFNNAGEPTRLAFLSVAIWWIGFSQITFSRLPDNIYNKKPKGNLVFQGIKELYRVWLELKQNKALKTFLGSFFVYSMGVQTVMLMAVLFASKVINMQTSSLIISVLIIQFIGIGGAYFFSWLSSKIGNIKALSTAVFIWILICAGTYYFVYTSVDFYIVAVTVGLVMGGIQSLSRSTYAKMLPETIDHASYFSFYEILEKIGIVIGMFSFGLIEGITGSMRNSVLALIVFFVVGFILLLRIPGVKAVKH, encoded by the coding sequence ATGCAAGCCACCACAATACAAAGGTCTATTAAAAGTAAGAATAGGTTAACAAATGCATGGGCTTTTTATGACTGGGCCAACTCCGTGTATCCCCTTGTAATTACTACAGCAGTTTTTCCCATTTTTTATGAAAATTTAACATCCTCTAAAATTGATGGAAATGTTGTTTCTGATTCCGTTCAATTCTTTGGCACATCCTTTATTAATACCGAACTTTATTCTTATGTAATTGCATTATCCTTTCTTGTGGTTTCTTTTAGCTCCCCTTTTCTATCGGGCATTGCAGATTATACGGGCAGTAAAAAAATGTTTATGCGTTTTTATTGTTATCTGGGTGCTTTTTCTTGTGCCTCTTTGTACTTCTTTAATATAGAAAATCTGGAACTTAGTATGCTTTCTGTATTTTTTGCAAGTATTGGCTTTTGGGGGAGTCTCGTGTTTTACAATGCCTTTCTTCCAGAAATAGCTCCGAGAATTGAACACGACCGTTTAAGTGCCAAAGGGTACTCACTTGGCTATCTTGGAAGCTCAATATTATTGATACTAAATCTAATGGTAATCATGAACTATGATTTTTTTGGATTTAATAATGCGGGAGAGCCTACCCGTTTGGCATTTTTATCTGTAGCTATATGGTGGATAGGCTTCAGCCAGATCACTTTTAGCAGGTTGCCCGACAATATTTACAATAAAAAACCAAAGGGGAACCTTGTATTTCAAGGTATTAAGGAACTTTACAGGGTATGGCTTGAATTGAAGCAAAATAAAGCACTTAAAACTTTTCTTGGTTCTTTTTTTGTTTATAGCATGGGAGTACAGACTGTAATGTTAATGGCAGTTTTATTTGCAAGCAAAGTTATTAATATGCAGACAAGCAGTCTTATTATAAGTGTTTTGATAATTCAGTTTATAGGCATTGGTGGGGCTTATTTTTTTTCCTGGCTTTCTTCAAAAATAGGAAATATTAAAGCCTTAAGTACTGCGGTTTTTATTTGGATATTAATATGTGCAGGAACTTATTATTTTGTTTATACTTCTGTTGATTTTTATATTGTTGCAGTCACCGTTGGGCTTGTTATGGGAGGAATTCAGTCTCTTTCACGTTCAACATATGCAAAAATGCTTCCTGAAACAATTGATCATGCTTCCTATTTTAGTTTTTATGAAATTCTTGAAAAAATTGGTATTGTTATCGGTATGTTTTCCTTTGGTTTAATAGAAGGGATAACAGGAAGCATGCGAAATTCAGTTTTGGCCCTGATTGTATTTTTTGTTGTTGGTTTTATTTTGTTACTTCGCATACCCGGAGTAAAAGCCGTTAAACACTAG
- a CDS encoding OmpA family protein: MKNLKQIISFFLVSQAYFLFGQDNLVPNPSFEDLNGKPKKIGEIDKAAPWKSPTLGTAEIFWTGSKSDDISSPKNKLGYQVARTGNNYAGAILYDKKNQDLREYIQVELMEELDSGKVYCIEFFVNVADFSKYSVDLVGAYLSEKEFSYQNMDPIGVVPQVVNKSGRVLGNQAEWEIVCGEMKAKGGEKFITIGNFSTDKQLKVGRLKKPKMVGAQNEYGYYFIDDVSVIEQDVNYACDCFKKTHGANTVNIVYSKVTGENEERLHPEDLIESKNVYFETGKIDFPTSALADLNVLIKLMNQNNDFVLEITGYGDDAELTANSTIGEQRANKIAEHLVKNGIRKDRIISSSGTITKMPGRVVDASRSRKVDFSVIIE; encoded by the coding sequence TTGAAAAATTTAAAACAAATAATCAGTTTTTTTCTGGTTTCACAAGCTTACTTTTTATTTGGACAAGATAATCTTGTTCCAAATCCAAGTTTTGAGGACCTTAATGGCAAACCTAAAAAAATAGGTGAAATTGATAAAGCCGCTCCCTGGAAAAGCCCAACATTAGGTACAGCGGAAATTTTTTGGACAGGTTCAAAATCCGATGATATTAGTTCACCAAAAAACAAACTGGGTTATCAGGTTGCGCGCACCGGAAATAATTATGCCGGTGCTATACTTTATGATAAAAAAAATCAGGACTTAAGAGAATATATTCAGGTTGAGTTAATGGAAGAGCTTGATTCAGGAAAAGTTTACTGTATTGAATTTTTTGTAAATGTTGCTGATTTTTCAAAATATTCTGTTGATCTGGTTGGAGCATATTTATCAGAAAAAGAATTTTCTTACCAAAATATGGATCCTATTGGTGTTGTTCCCCAAGTTGTAAATAAATCCGGAAGGGTTTTGGGAAATCAAGCGGAGTGGGAAATTGTTTGCGGGGAAATGAAAGCAAAAGGAGGGGAGAAATTTATTACCATTGGCAATTTTTCCACTGACAAGCAATTAAAGGTGGGGAGATTAAAAAAACCAAAAATGGTTGGTGCTCAAAATGAATACGGGTATTATTTTATTGATGATGTATCGGTTATTGAACAAGATGTGAATTATGCTTGTGATTGTTTTAAAAAAACGCATGGAGCAAACACGGTAAATATTGTTTATAGCAAAGTTACCGGAGAAAATGAGGAAAGGTTGCATCCAGAGGATTTAATTGAATCCAAAAATGTTTATTTTGAAACAGGCAAAATCGATTTTCCAACTTCAGCCCTTGCTGATTTAAATGTATTGATTAAATTAATGAATCAAAACAATGATTTTGTTTTAGAAATTACTGGTTATGGTGATGATGCAGAATTAACAGCAAATTCAACTATCGGGGAACAAAGGGCTAATAAAATAGCAGAGCATTTGGTTAAGAATGGAATCAGAAAGGATAGAATAATTTCTTCTAGTGGAACAATTACAAAAATGCCAGGCAGGGTTGTCGATGCTTCAAGAAGCAGAAAAGTAGATTTCTCTGTGATTATTGAATAA
- the hemE gene encoding uroporphyrinogen decarboxylase yields the protein MEFKNDLILRAARGEQVERTPVWLMRQAGRILPEYREVRKKMGGFIDLVKNPEFACEVTIQPVDILEVDAAIIFSDILVIPEAMGLPYEMIEAKGPWFENTINSLEDINKLKIVTPDVDLKYVLDAIRMTKKELNQRVPLIGFAGAPWTIFSYMTEGQGSKTFSKAKKFLYTQPEIAHLLLEKITQSTIGYLKAQIKAGADMVQIFDSWAGILSPDQYNTFALPYISKICDSIHEVPVTVFAKGAYFARKQMGDLNCQTIGLDWNMDPVESRELIGPDKTLQGNLDPCVLYADFHVIENETKKMLKRFGKTKHIANLGHGLYPDIEPEKVKCFINAVKDYHY from the coding sequence ATGGAATTTAAAAATGATTTAATATTAAGAGCTGCAAGGGGAGAACAGGTCGAACGAACTCCTGTTTGGCTTATGCGTCAAGCTGGTAGAATTTTGCCTGAGTACCGTGAAGTACGAAAGAAAATGGGTGGATTTATAGATCTGGTTAAAAACCCTGAATTTGCATGTGAGGTAACCATTCAGCCTGTAGATATTCTTGAAGTTGATGCGGCCATAATTTTTTCAGATATACTCGTTATTCCTGAAGCTATGGGACTACCCTATGAAATGATTGAGGCTAAAGGACCTTGGTTTGAAAATACAATTAATAGCCTGGAAGATATAAACAAGCTTAAAATTGTAACACCAGATGTTGACTTAAAGTATGTATTGGATGCAATCAGAATGACAAAGAAAGAACTCAATCAAAGAGTTCCTTTAATAGGTTTTGCCGGTGCTCCCTGGACTATTTTTTCATATATGACAGAAGGACAAGGATCAAAAACATTTTCAAAAGCAAAAAAGTTTCTTTATACACAACCAGAAATAGCACATTTATTGCTTGAAAAAATTACACAAAGCACTATTGGATATTTAAAAGCCCAAATCAAAGCCGGTGCAGACATGGTACAAATATTTGATTCATGGGCAGGAATTTTAAGCCCTGACCAATATAATACCTTTGCCTTACCTTATATAAGTAAAATTTGTGATTCCATACATGAGGTTCCTGTAACTGTTTTTGCAAAAGGAGCCTATTTTGCACGAAAGCAAATGGGGGATTTAAATTGTCAAACAATAGGACTTGATTGGAATATGGATCCGGTGGAATCAAGAGAACTTATTGGCCCGGATAAAACTTTACAAGGAAATCTGGATCCTTGCGTTCTATATGCAGATTTTCATGTTATTGAAAATGAAACTAAAAAAATGCTTAAACGTTTTGGTAAAACAAAACATATAGCTAATTTAGGCCATGGACTTTATCCTGATATTGAACCTGAAAAGGTGAAATGCTTTATTAATGCAGTGAAAGATTATCATTATTAA
- a CDS encoding HU family DNA-binding protein, translated as MNKAELVEAIATEAKMTKADAQRALEAFVNATTKALKKGDRVALVGFGSFSVAKRAARTGRNPQTGKEIKIAAKKVAKFKPGSELAGKVK; from the coding sequence ATGAACAAAGCAGAATTAGTTGAAGCAATTGCTACTGAAGCAAAAATGACTAAAGCAGATGCTCAAAGAGCACTTGAGGCATTTGTAAATGCTACTACCAAAGCTCTTAAAAAAGGAGACAGAGTAGCTTTAGTTGGATTCGGATCTTTCTCTGTAGCTAAAAGAGCTGCGAGAACAGGAAGAAATCCTCAAACTGGTAAAGAAATTAAAATTGCTGCTAAAAAAGTAGCTAAATTTAAGCCAGGATCTGAGTTAGCAGGAAAAGTTAAATAA
- a CDS encoding NAD(P)H-hydrate dehydratase, with translation MKILNAQQIRDVDAHTIANEPIDSIDLMERAAMACTDEISSMFDKTKLFFVFCGQGNNGGDGLAISRQLYERGYDVKVFLADFSSNESEGYLINKKKLKNYGIDVIRLSEKGLPFIKGNSVIIDAVFGIGLNREVQGEYAKTIHHLNLVSEKGIPVVSIDLPSGLFDEDNSSNNTHNIIRASITLTFQVPKLAFMFSENSVYVGKWKVLNIGLDEGYIEKLSSPYNYIDFKTAASLYKRRDVFSHKGIFGHALLIAGSYGKMGAAVLAAKACLRSGTGLLTTHIPGSGYSILQTTVPESMVHSDINEKTISECFAIEKYTAIGAGPGIGTEKITAVVIKALLQNSTSPLVLDADALNILSENKTWLSFLPPSTILTPHLKEFERLAGKTSNSFQRLALVREFAKKNNLVLVLKGANTAIAFADGTVWFNSTGNPGMATAGSGDVLTGILTGLIAQGYGVLQASIFGVYLHGLSGDFAKEELGEDALIASDIIKYLPKAFLALSSYKPAV, from the coding sequence ATGAAAATACTTAACGCCCAACAAATTCGGGATGTTGATGCTCACACAATAGCAAACGAACCCATTGATTCGATAGATTTAATGGAAAGAGCGGCAATGGCTTGTACCGATGAAATTAGTTCCATGTTTGATAAAACAAAGTTGTTTTTTGTTTTTTGTGGCCAGGGTAATAATGGTGGAGATGGTCTGGCAATTTCAAGGCAACTCTATGAGCGAGGTTATGATGTAAAAGTTTTTTTGGCAGATTTTTCTTCAAATGAATCCGAAGGATATTTAATCAACAAGAAAAAATTGAAGAATTATGGTATTGATGTTATTCGTTTATCTGAAAAAGGATTACCGTTCATAAAGGGAAATTCAGTTATAATAGACGCAGTTTTCGGCATTGGTCTTAACCGTGAAGTGCAGGGCGAATATGCCAAAACAATACACCATTTAAATTTAGTTTCGGAAAAAGGAATTCCAGTTGTTTCTATTGATCTTCCTTCAGGATTGTTTGATGAGGATAATTCCTCTAATAATACTCACAATATTATCCGGGCAAGCATAACATTAACCTTTCAGGTTCCAAAATTGGCTTTTATGTTTTCTGAAAATTCGGTTTATGTAGGCAAGTGGAAGGTATTAAATATTGGTTTGGATGAAGGGTATATTGAAAAACTTTCATCACCCTATAATTACATTGATTTTAAAACAGCAGCATCATTATATAAAAGAAGAGATGTATTTTCTCATAAAGGAATTTTTGGTCATGCATTGCTGATTGCCGGATCATATGGGAAAATGGGCGCAGCAGTGCTGGCTGCCAAAGCATGTTTAAGAAGCGGAACCGGATTACTTACCACTCATATACCAGGTTCTGGTTATTCAATATTACAAACTACTGTACCCGAGTCAATGGTACACAGTGACATAAATGAAAAAACAATTTCAGAATGCTTTGCAATTGAAAAATATACAGCCATAGGTGCAGGGCCTGGAATTGGTACGGAAAAAATAACGGCAGTAGTAATTAAAGCGCTTTTGCAAAATTCCACATCTCCCCTTGTGCTTGATGCCGATGCGTTAAATATACTTTCAGAAAATAAAACATGGCTTTCTTTTTTACCACCTTCAACAATTCTAACTCCCCATCTCAAAGAGTTTGAGCGATTAGCAGGGAAAACTTCAAATAGTTTTCAAAGGCTTGCTTTAGTAAGAGAGTTTGCCAAAAAAAACAATTTAGTTTTAGTTCTTAAGGGAGCTAATACTGCTATAGCATTTGCTGATGGTACTGTTTGGTTTAATTCTACAGGAAACCCAGGCATGGCAACTGCAGGTTCAGGAGATGTTTTAACAGGAATTTTAACTGGGCTAATAGCCCAGGGATATGGTGTTTTACAAGCGAGTATATTTGGTGTTTATTTGCATGGCCTCTCTGGTGACTTTGCAAAAGAGGAATTAGGAGAGGATGCATTAATAGCATCTGATATCATTAAGTATTTGCCAAAGGCATTTCTTGCTTTGAGTAGTTATAAACCCGCTGTTTGA
- a CDS encoding dicarboxylate/amino acid:cation symporter: MKRKMALHWKIIIGLVLGAIWGVIAGETGLVEFNSNWIAPFGTIFINLLKLIAVPLVLVSLITGISGLKDVAGLSRMGSKTVAMYLFTTVVAITIGLTAVNLIRPGHYFSEQKREEFKQMYGPRVEATQAIAGDVNTRGPLQFLVDIVPSNLFLALQDNTRLLQVIFFALLFGIALISIPGESTTVVKAFFKGTNEVILKIVDLVMVIAPYGVFALISAIVADFAGQIGELMQALGLYSLTVLLGLAIMAFLVYPGLMMIFTKMSYKKFFLGISPAQLLAFSTSSSAATLPVTMERVEEKLGVSEEVTSFVLPLGATINMDGTSLYQAVAVVFIAQAFGYDLTIAQQLTIVLMATLSSIGAAPVPGAGMVMLIIILQSVGIDPEGLALIVAVDRILDMCRTVVNVTGDASVAVIVASSENQLKDIP; the protein is encoded by the coding sequence ATGAAAAGAAAAATGGCACTTCACTGGAAAATAATAATAGGACTTGTTTTGGGAGCAATTTGGGGTGTAATTGCAGGAGAAACAGGATTGGTTGAATTTAATTCAAATTGGATTGCCCCTTTTGGAACTATTTTCATTAATCTTTTAAAATTAATTGCCGTTCCACTTGTTTTAGTTTCGCTTATTACAGGAATTTCGGGGCTTAAGGATGTTGCCGGACTAAGCAGGATGGGTAGCAAAACAGTAGCAATGTATCTTTTTACCACTGTTGTGGCAATAACCATTGGTTTAACTGCAGTAAATCTGATTCGGCCAGGGCATTATTTTTCCGAACAAAAGAGGGAGGAATTCAAGCAAATGTATGGCCCCCGTGTAGAGGCAACACAAGCAATAGCCGGTGATGTGAATACAAGAGGACCCTTGCAATTTTTGGTTGATATTGTTCCTAGTAATCTTTTTTTAGCCCTTCAGGATAATACAAGGTTGCTTCAGGTGATATTTTTCGCATTGTTATTTGGGATTGCATTAATCAGCATACCTGGAGAAAGTACAACTGTTGTGAAGGCTTTTTTTAAAGGTACCAATGAAGTTATTTTAAAAATAGTTGACCTTGTTATGGTAATTGCTCCTTATGGTGTTTTTGCATTAATATCTGCAATTGTAGCTGATTTTGCCGGACAAATAGGTGAATTAATGCAGGCATTAGGATTGTATTCCTTAACTGTTTTACTTGGCCTGGCAATAATGGCATTCCTAGTTTATCCTGGTTTAATGATGATTTTCACCAAAATGTCCTATAAGAAATTTTTCCTTGGAATTTCTCCTGCGCAACTTTTGGCTTTTTCTACCAGTTCGAGTGCCGCCACTTTACCCGTTACAATGGAAAGAGTAGAGGAAAAACTTGGTGTTTCAGAAGAAGTAACAAGTTTTGTTCTTCCCCTGGGTGCAACCATTAATATGGATGGTACCAGCCTTTACCAAGCCGTAGCAGTAGTTTTTATAGCCCAGGCATTTGGTTATGATTTAACAATTGCTCAACAACTCACCATTGTTTTAATGGCCACACTTTCATCTATTGGCGCAGCCCCTGTGCCAGGAGCAGGAATGGTTATGCTAATTATTATTTTGCAATCGGTTGGTATTGATCCCGAAGGTTTAGCTTTAATAGTTGCTGTGGACAGAATACTTGATATGTGCCGCACAGTGGTAAATGTTACAGGAGATGCATCTGTAGCAGTAATCGTGGCAAGTAGTGAGAATCAATTAAAAGACATTCCCTAG
- the aroC gene encoding chorismate synthase — MTGNSTGVIFKLTTFGESHGEAIGGVIDGCPAGLKIDFEFIQSELNRRKPGQSKIVSQRKENDCVEFLSGIFESHTIGTPIGFFIKNLDAKSKDYDKIKDVYRPSHADLTYDLKYGTRDYRGGGRSSARETASRVVAGAIAKLILNENQVKINAFVSQVGNIGLDKPYSAYNLEESENNIVRCPDSGIASKMIHFIEEIKKSGDTIGGIISCVIKNVPDGLGEPVFDKLQADLGKSMLNINAVKGFEYGSGFKAVGMRGSEHNDIYYSKDDKIKTRTNYSGGIQGGISNGEDIYFNVAFKPVATLMKEQESVNSNGEKVNINPGGRHDPCVVPRAVPIVEAMAAIVLVDHLLRNRVSKISNAIQR; from the coding sequence ATGACAGGTAATTCAACTGGTGTTATTTTTAAACTTACTACTTTCGGGGAGTCCCATGGAGAAGCAATAGGAGGTGTAATTGATGGTTGTCCTGCAGGTCTTAAAATTGATTTTGAATTTATACAATCTGAACTCAATAGGAGAAAACCCGGACAATCAAAAATTGTAAGTCAAAGGAAAGAAAATGATTGTGTAGAGTTTCTTTCAGGGATTTTTGAATCTCATACAATTGGAACACCAATAGGTTTTTTTATAAAAAATTTAGATGCAAAATCCAAAGACTATGATAAAATAAAGGACGTTTATCGTCCCTCTCATGCAGATTTAACCTATGATTTAAAATACGGAACTCGTGATTATAGAGGAGGGGGCAGGTCATCTGCAAGGGAAACTGCATCAAGGGTTGTGGCAGGTGCAATTGCCAAACTCATATTAAATGAAAATCAGGTAAAAATTAATGCATTTGTTTCTCAAGTAGGAAACATTGGTTTGGATAAGCCTTATTCTGCCTATAATTTGGAGGAATCTGAAAACAATATAGTGCGATGTCCTGATTCGGGAATTGCGAGTAAAATGATTCATTTCATTGAAGAAATTAAAAAGTCAGGTGATACCATTGGGGGTATAATTTCCTGTGTTATAAAAAATGTTCCTGATGGATTGGGAGAACCTGTTTTTGACAAATTGCAAGCCGACCTTGGAAAAAGCATGTTGAACATCAATGCGGTGAAAGGTTTTGAATATGGTAGTGGTTTTAAAGCTGTTGGCATGAGAGGATCGGAACACAATGACATTTATTATTCAAAGGATGATAAAATAAAAACCAGGACCAATTACTCAGGTGGCATACAGGGTGGAATATCAAACGGGGAAGATATTTATTTTAATGTTGCCTTTAAGCCGGTTGCAACTCTTATGAAGGAGCAGGAATCAGTTAATTCTAACGGGGAAAAAGTAAACATAAATCCAGGTGGAAGGCATGATCCATGTGTTGTACCAAGGGCAGTTCCTATTGTGGAGGCAATGGCTGCAATTGTATTAGTAGATCATCTTTTAAGGAACCGGGTATCTAAAATTTCAAACGCAATACAGAGATAA
- a CDS encoding imidazolonepropionase has translation MNLLIKNIKALLQTETIFREKICGKDMSVLNKIEDAWIYIEEDTIIGFGEMKNCPDSYNEQANIKIIDATGKIVLPCWCDSHTHIVYAGSREREFVDRINGLSYEEIAKKGGGILNSAKRLQQTSEEDLLKQALERTNEIMMMGTGAVEIKSGYGLTVQDEIKMLRVIKKLKTISPLEIKSTFLGAHAMPVEYKNNRSEYIRQITDEMLPLIAEEKLADYCDVFCDRGFFTPEETEIILKAGWKYGLQPKIHANELDYSGGIQVGVNNKALSVDHLEFTGDAEIFALKDTVTMPTLLPSTAFFLGLHYPPARKMIDAGLPVALASDYNPGSSPSGKMSFILSLACIKMKMTPEEAINAATLNSAYAMGINKEYGSIAIGKKANLIITSKISSYVYIPYAFGANHIETVIIKGEIMSKN, from the coding sequence ATGAATTTATTAATAAAAAACATTAAAGCACTTCTTCAAACAGAAACAATATTTCGCGAAAAAATTTGCGGAAAGGATATGTCTGTATTAAACAAAATAGAAGATGCCTGGATTTATATAGAAGAAGATACGATTATAGGATTTGGAGAAATGAAAAATTGCCCTGATTCATACAATGAACAGGCCAATATTAAAATAATTGATGCCACAGGAAAGATTGTATTGCCATGCTGGTGTGATTCTCATACTCATATAGTATATGCAGGAAGCCGGGAAAGGGAATTTGTGGATAGAATTAATGGATTGTCGTATGAAGAAATTGCAAAAAAAGGGGGTGGAATTTTAAACTCCGCTAAAAGATTACAGCAAACCTCAGAAGAGGATTTGTTAAAACAGGCTCTTGAAAGAACCAATGAAATAATGATGATGGGAACAGGAGCAGTAGAAATTAAAAGTGGTTATGGCCTTACTGTTCAGGATGAAATAAAAATGCTCCGAGTAATAAAAAAACTTAAAACAATTTCTCCTCTTGAAATTAAATCAACATTTCTTGGGGCACATGCCATGCCGGTTGAATATAAAAATAATCGTTCGGAATACATCAGGCAAATTACGGATGAAATGCTCCCTTTAATAGCCGAGGAAAAGCTTGCAGATTATTGCGATGTGTTTTGTGACAGGGGATTTTTTACTCCTGAAGAAACTGAAATTATTTTAAAGGCAGGCTGGAAATATGGGCTACAGCCAAAAATACATGCCAATGAACTTGATTATTCTGGAGGTATACAGGTGGGAGTCAATAATAAAGCATTATCCGTGGATCATTTGGAATTTACGGGTGATGCTGAAATCTTTGCATTGAAAGACACCGTAACCATGCCTACATTACTTCCATCAACTGCATTCTTCCTTGGTCTTCATTATCCACCTGCCCGAAAAATGATTGATGCAGGCCTTCCAGTTGCCTTAGCATCAGATTACAACCCTGGATCATCCCCTTCAGGAAAAATGAGTTTCATTTTATCCCTTGCTTGTATTAAAATGAAAATGACTCCTGAAGAAGCAATTAATGCTGCCACATTAAATTCTGCTTATGCAATGGGAATAAATAAAGAATACGGGAGTATTGCAATAGGAAAAAAAGCAAATTTAATAATTACTAGTAAAATTTCCTCCTATGTATATATACCCTATGCTTTCGGAGCAAACCATATTGAAACAGTTATAATTAAAGGAGAAATAATGAGCAAAAATTAA
- a CDS encoding T9SS type A sorting domain-containing protein, with protein MKRKILLILSLFAGIMINNHANAQIVFLVETPSSVAGSYGFTYSSDNNWGADINTSAVSAPVVVINDSLACTPAVNPTAINGNIAMVYRGSCMFSLKAYHAQQAGAVAVIIVNNKPGEGLFGMLAGDSASAVTIPVILISYEDGAFLRSAIDAGTLNAFIGNKSGLYPSDMGFYNGDIVVASGAAIPQVLASDSNSFSIPVGAWVTNFGSDNQTNATLNAEIKHENVSIYSQSMSVTLLSGADIFVALPKFAQASYPIGSYTLTYTISPTVADGYPADNQIITYFQITESKYSKVRLDPNTLLPIKTGSTRAAGAYAEFTWCSSMKVKNAGNAKVHGFSFSATRENSSLADKTVLCKMYEWNNKNLSNFDSISEVGSKLYDYLGNYQDSVVSAYFENNQEELEPITLKSNQLYLACITVFDDSINLGYSSSIDYLSNTVLHDDAFSPVAIKELPGQANPTWYNSGFGTEMAPGLTIEFGPSTVGIKENKISTFEQMPYPNPTNNYISIPLKGDYAGMVELLVIDITGKIVKSERINISNSTILNVNTSDINSGTYFFQVKSENKKTLSFPVVIAK; from the coding sequence ATGAAAAGAAAAATACTTTTAATATTAAGTCTTTTTGCAGGGATTATGATAAATAATCATGCAAATGCACAAATTGTTTTTTTAGTAGAAACACCTTCCAGTGTTGCAGGAAGTTATGGCTTTACTTATTCATCTGATAACAATTGGGGCGCTGATATAAATACATCGGCAGTTTCTGCTCCTGTTGTAGTAATAAATGATTCTTTAGCCTGCACACCTGCAGTTAATCCTACGGCAATTAATGGTAATATAGCCATGGTTTACCGTGGTAGTTGTATGTTTAGCCTTAAAGCCTACCATGCACAACAAGCAGGTGCAGTAGCAGTTATAATTGTAAACAACAAACCCGGCGAGGGCCTTTTTGGCATGTTGGCCGGTGATTCTGCATCAGCAGTAACAATTCCTGTTATTCTTATAAGTTATGAAGATGGCGCATTTTTAAGATCTGCTATTGATGCAGGAACCCTAAATGCATTTATTGGAAATAAATCAGGACTATATCCTAGCGACATGGGTTTTTATAATGGGGATATAGTAGTAGCATCCGGTGCCGCAATTCCGCAAGTATTAGCATCAGATAGTAATTCTTTCTCAATCCCTGTTGGGGCTTGGGTAACAAATTTTGGTTCTGACAATCAAACAAATGCTACTTTAAACGCTGAAATAAAACATGAAAATGTTTCTATTTATTCTCAGAGCATGAGCGTAACGCTACTTTCCGGAGCAGATATTTTTGTAGCTCTACCTAAATTCGCACAAGCAAGTTATCCTATTGGAAGTTATACTTTAACTTATACAATTTCTCCAACAGTTGCCGATGGTTATCCAGCCGACAACCAAATCATTACTTATTTTCAAATAACGGAATCTAAATATTCTAAAGTAAGACTTGATCCAAATACTTTATTACCAATTAAAACAGGTTCTACCAGAGCTGCTGGTGCTTATGCTGAATTTACCTGGTGTTCATCAATGAAAGTTAAGAATGCAGGCAATGCTAAAGTTCATGGATTTTCATTTAGCGCAACTCGCGAGAATAGCTCTTTAGCAGATAAAACTGTTTTATGCAAAATGTATGAATGGAACAATAAAAACCTTTCTAATTTTGATTCTATTTCCGAAGTAGGTAGTAAACTGTATGATTATTTAGGAAACTATCAGGATTCCGTTGTTTCTGCTTATTTTGAAAACAACCAGGAAGAACTTGAACCTATTACTCTTAAATCCAACCAATTGTATTTAGCTTGTATCACTGTATTTGATGATTCTATTAATTTGGGATATAGTTCCTCAATTGATTATTTGTCTAATACAGTTCTTCATGATGATGCTTTTAGTCCTGTTGCAATAAAAGAACTTCCGGGTCAAGCAAATCCTACATGGTATAATTCTGGGTTTGGAACTGAAATGGCTCCTGGATTAACTATTGAGTTTGGCCCTAGCACTGTTGGAATTAAGGAAAACAAAATTTCGACTTTTGAACAAATGCCTTACCCTAACCCAACCAATAATTACATCAGTATTCCTTTAAAGGGAGATTATGCAGGCATGGTTGAACTTTTGGTAATTGATATTACAGGTAAAATCGTGAAATCAGAAAGGATCAACATTTCAAATTCTACTATTTTAAACGTAAATACTTCAGATATTAATAGTGGAACTTATTTCTTCCAGGTAAAAAGTGAGAATAAAAAAACACTTTCTTTTCCTGTTGTTATTGCTAAATAG